In the genome of Microbacterium paraoxydans, the window CCTTGATGCTGCCGGTCATCTGGACTCGGACCCGGAGGATCTCGTACACCTGGCGGCGCTGATCTTCGGTGAGCCGGTCCAGGTTCCCGCGTGCGCGCTCGGCCAACGCCGCGAGGTCCCGGAGCGCCTCACCCTTCGCCTGCGCCGACGACGCCAGCGCCTGGTACCCCTCGCGGCGCTCCCTGAGCCCCTCTAGGTCGCGTTCGACCTGCGCGAGCGCCTCGCGGATCGGGGCGGGGTTGTCGGCCAGCAGAAGCTCGCGGGCGGCGTTTGCCTGTGCGCGTTCCAGTTTCTCGATCTGCCGCTCGACAGCCGCCAGCAGTGTGGCATCTTGCGCCCCGTCGCCTACCTCGGCGGGCAGTTCGAGGTACTGGCGGGCCATGGTCTCCAACCGTGCCGGGTCCGAGAGGAAACCGACCACCGCCGCCCAGACGCGCGACTCCAGTGGCTCCCATGCCACCTGCGGGCAGGTGCACTTCGCTTCCCCGGCCAGGTGCCGCCGACCTGTGCACCGCATCACCGGGGCTTTGCCCTTGATCGTCACGCCGTAGTACGGCATTCCGCAGGCGCCGAACACCTGACCGGTGAGCGGTCGAGAGATCGGCGATGCCGCCTTGCCACGGTTTGACCGGCTCGCCAGCGCCCGCACGATCGCCCGGTGCTGGGATGCGGTGAACGGGGGCTCCGGAAGCTCAATGCGGATCGGCTCGCCATAGCGGGGCGTGCCGTCGCGCTTGACCTTTGTCTTGTGGCTCCTCGGGTAGAGCCCCCCACTCGACGGAGCGCCCCAGACGAGGATGCCGGTGGCCAGGGTCTCGTTGGCAAGCACCCGACGCAGGGACTCAGGGTTCCAGGCGTCGGCCTTGCGCGGCTTGAGCCCGGCGTCGTTGAGCCGCGCCGCGACCTGGAAGGCGTTCAGCCGTTGCGTCACCAGCAGTCGGTACGCCTCCGCGAGCACCTGGCGTTCCCGCTCGTCCGGCATCGGCTGTGCGGTGCGCTTGTGGCCCTCAAGTCGCCACCCGAACGGCGGGTGCCCGCCGGGCCACAGTCCCGCTTCGCCCTTGGCGCGCTGCCCTCTGGCGGTCTTCTCCACGATCGCATCGCGGTCCATCTGAGCGAACGACGAGAACACACCCGCCATTGCCCGACCGGCCGACGTTGTGGTGTCGATGAACGACTCCTGCACTGACACGAACGCGACGTCCAGCTCGGCCAGATCGTCGATCACCTTCGCGCTGATGTGCAGCTTGCGGGACAGGCGGGTCATATTGAGTGCCACCAGCACCTCGAACTCACCCTTGGCAGCATCGCGTAGTGCCTCGGTGAGTGCGGGGCGGTTCTCGACCGTGCCCGACACGCCCTCGTCGGCGTAGACCCGTCCGGTGAAGTTCCACCCTCGCGCTTCGATCAGCGACCGGCAGAGCCGTTCCTGGTCTGCCAGTGAGCTGCCGTCCACCTGGTCCTCCGTGGAGACTCGGATCAGTATGGACGCGCGCTTAGCGGTCATGGCAGAGTCCTTCGAGGTCGTTTGCGTCGTGAACGATCGCGAGTGCCTGGGCGACCGGGATCTCGTCGTCCAGGGTGAGGTCGGGGTCGTGCAGTTCCGCCGCCCGGGCGAGGTGCATCCGAAGCTCGCGGAAGTTCCGGATCGTCTGGCCGGGGTCGATCGCCCCCTGGGAGACCATTGTCGCGACGATGAACTCGTCGAGGGTGAGACGTTCAGGCATCGCCACGGCGAGCCTCCTTTCGGCTGTTGCGCTTCCTCGCGGCTTCACAGTCCTTGCACTTCGACCGGAGCCACGGCCGGTCAGACCGAACCCGAGCGAACGCGCTGGAGGGCAAGTCGCGGTGGCATCGACGGCAGGTCTTGGTCTGGACGGCGATCACTCCGCATCTCCACTCATCGGGGCATGCTCGCCGTCCCAGCGTGGGTGCAGGGGACGCCACACGTCGACGCCGGGAATGAGCCCGAGGACGTGGCCGTCAGGGTCCCAGGAGATGTGCGTCGTGTTCATGTCGTCCACGCCAAGCACGATGCCCGTATCGCCCCCGCGGAGGCGCGTGTGTTCATCGGTCGAGCTGACAAACGCAACATGGGTGCCCGGCTCGCATATTGTCACGTCGACGTCGACGCATGACTCGCCCGGGTGGGGGACGTCGGGGGTGCATCCAAGGGTCATCACGAAGTTCCAATCTGCAGACTGATCTGGGCTTTTATCTGCCTCACCTCCCATCAAAAGGTACGCATATGCGCCCACACAATCTCTGCTTCGCACGGGGACTACCGCCCGCCCAGGTAGCGGATGAGCTTCGCCTGTAGACGCTCGGAATGCGTGAGATCGGCGACGGCCTCGTCAGCCGACATGTAGCCCGAGCGCACCGCATCGAGAAGCGCGCTGAGGTGCTGGCTGTCGTGCCCCGGGAGGTACCGGGCGCGCCTCGGACGGTCGCCGCAACCGCACAGGCAATCGGGCCGATCGCCTGGAGGTCGAACCCGTGGAGCCCGACTGGAATCACGCGGTTTCCGCGCCGGGTCGCTCGTCACGCCCGCCCACGTACCGGCGGCCGGTCGAGCTACATTGCGGTGTCGCTCGCACAGCGCCATGGCCGGGCAGTCCAGGCACCGGTCGGCGGCAACCTGCTGGTCGTCGTATTCCTCCGAAGTCCACGCTCCGCCACCCTGCCCTTGGCACGGCACCTCTTGGCCGCGTTCGTTTGCCAGTAGCAGCGCGTGGTTCAGATCTGAGTACGCCCACGCGGCCTCATCGGTCACACCCAGCGCGAGAGCAAGCTCCCGCTCCGCCTTCCGCACCTCAGCGGCGGCGCTCCGTGGGGTCTCCCGTGACCTCGGAGGCACCTGGACGGCCTGGAGGAGGGGACGGGCTCCCGAAGTCGCGGGAGAGGCTTCGGGACGAGAAACAGCAGTAGGGATGCTCATACGAATCAGAAACCTCAGTCCCGAACCCTGGGCGAGCCCATCGCGGCGAAGAACTCCTCCTGAGCGCTGAACGAAGCATTCGGTTCGGCCACGTAGGTGATCTCCTTCGAGTAGTTGTTCACCACGGCGATCCCGCCACCGCCCCCGACCAAGCCCATCTCAGGCACGCGGAAGGTGTCGGCGAACGCATCCTCGACCGGGCCCGACATGCGGTCCAGGCCGTCGATCAGGCCCTCGCCGATGTAGATACCGAACTCGCGGAAGACCCTCGACGGCGACGCGATGCCGAAGATCCCGGCTACCGTGTCGACGATTCCGCCGAACGTGTCCTGGAACCACGCCGAGACCGACTCCCAGATCGACTTGAGGCCGTTCCACAGCCCCTGCACCACGTCACGGCCGATGTTGTACAGCCACGTCGCCGCCCCAGTGAAGACCGCCATGATCTTGTCCGGGATCGACTGGAACCACGCGATCGTGCCATTCCAAATCGCGACGGCCGTGTTCTTCACGTTGTTCCAGATACCCGACCAGAAGCCGATGAAGCCGTTCAGTGCGCCTGTGATCCAGGAGACCCACCCCTGGAAGATGCCTCGCACATAGGCGACAAACCCCGACCACACCGCCTGGATGAAGTTGCCGATCGCGGACCACAGTCCGTTCCACCACGAAGCGATGCCGTTGACGATCCCCATCAGCCAACCGACGAAGCCCGACCACACGCGCTGGATCCAGCCGATGAAGCCATTCCAGACGTCGGAGATCCACTGACCCACCGATGCCCAGATCGAATTCCACCAGGCGACGAATCCCTCGATCACGCCAGTGATCCAGCCAATGAACCCGCCCCAGACCTCCGAGATCCACGCGACGGCCGTATCCCAGTTCATAATCAGCCAGACGATCGCCGCGACCAGCGCGCCGATAGCCAACACGATCCAGGTGACGGGGTTGGCGAGCAGCGCCACGGTCCACGCGGCCGTCGCCACGACTGCGGCCCAGATCGCCGGGGCGAGTGCGGCGAGGATGACAGCGCCGAGCCCGGCGACGATCGGGATGAACACGTTGGAGTTGGCGATGAGGTCGGCCAGGAAGTTGGTGACCTCGGTAATCGGCCCCTTGACCAGATCGAGTGCGGCGACCAGCTTCCCCTGGATGGTCGCGGCGAGGTTGCCTGCCGACCCCTCGAAGGTCTCGGTGGACTTCGCGGCCTCCACGGCGATGGGCTCCGTCCCCAGCTGGGTGATCGCGGCGTTGAACTCCTCGGCGGTGATCTCGCCCTTCTCCATCGCCTCCCGGAAGTTGCCCGTATAGGCACCGGCCTGGAGCAGGGCGTCCATCAGCCGTCCCGAGGCCCCGGGAATGGCGTCCGTGAGCTGGTTCCAGTTCTCGGTGGTGAGCTTGCCCGCCCCCGCAGTCTGGGTCAGGACGGACCCCACCCGACCGAAGGTCTCCGAGCTGCCACCTGCGGCGGCGTTCAGGTTTCCGAGACTCATCGCGAGGGTGTCGTAGTCCTTGACGCCGTTCGCGGCCAGGGTCGCGGTGATGGACTGAATGTCACCGAGCGAGTAGGTCGTGGTGTCGGCGTATGCCTGGGTGCTCTTGGTCAGGGCGTCGATCTTGGCGGTGCTGAGTCCGCCGAACTCCAGGGTCTGCTTGAACTTGTCGGTGGCGTCCGAGGCTGCGACCGCATCACCGACGAAATCGGACAGCATGTCTGCGGCCTGGGCGATCGCGTCGGCGGCCACGTTGCCGAAGGCGGATCCGATAGCTGCCCCCTTCGTGGACCAGCTGTCGGTCTTCTTGTCGAAGTCGCCGTCGTCCACCTTGAGCTTGGCGACCAGCGTCCCGATGTCCAATGCCATGAGATCTCCAGAGTTCGTTGCTGTCAGTGCGGATCGCGGGCGATCCAACCCGCCCCGATTCCGCCGCACAATGCACCACGTCGGGTGCGGCCGGGATTTACCCCGCGTCACGCTTCCCAGTCGTGCGGACGTACGAGTGAGAAGCCGGGCTCACTAGGATCAGGACTAAATGCGTCGCAAGGAGACATGTGCCCCGCGAAAACAAGCCACGAACGGAGCCCGAAGGTTGGCGGGGTAAACGTCGGCGGATGACCTGGACTATCCCGTTCCTGACGATCGCGCTCGCACTTGGGACCCAATGGCTCGCGCAGATAGTCGGAGGCGCGATCGTCGGCGCGGTCGTAGGTGCAGACGGCCTCGCGAACATCACTCCGGATAACTTCGAGGGTCTGAATCAGCTGGTCTGGTGGTCGTCCGGGATCATCACTGTCGTACTGATTGGGTACGTCATGATCCACGTCTACCAAGACCTCACCTGGTCCGCGTCCGGCTGGGGCATGCCGTGGGGGATCGACTGGTGGGGTAGCTTCTGGCGTCCCGTTCTCATCGGTGCCCTTGTGCACGGTGCCGCCTTCGCCATCATGATGTGGGTCTCGACGACCAACTGACTGCACCCTCACGCGTCACTCTCCGCGTGCCAGGCGGCGAGCGCGGGCACCAACACCCGATCACCGCCTGGGCAGTCGCCGAAATGCACTCCGTGTACCGTGTGGCCGTCGAGCAGACCGAGCGCACGCACCCTCGCCAGCTGGTCGTCATCCAGCTGGTCGGCCCACACCATCGGACCACCACACGGACACTCCCCCTCGATCGCCTGGATGCGACGGCGCGCGAGCCCCTCCCGCACCAGCGGCGGCGCATCGTCAGGGATGCTCTGGACGATTAGGCGGTCGAGCGGCCGATCGGCGGGGATCACCCACTCCTGGCCGGGAGCCAGCGCCGGGGCGTCATCGCCGATCGGCACCGGCTCGAACGGATCGAGACTCACTGAGCACCCCCGAAGGTGGGAGGGAGCTCGCGCCACCGATCCTCGACCGGGAGGGCCATTGTTCGCTGGAACCACTCGAACCAGACCGCGCGCTGCTCGCGGGTGAGGTTGTGCAGCGCGGGCGGGTCCTCGTCGAACGAGAACGCCACGAAGTCAAGGAGGGCGCTCTCCAGCCGGTCCGCCTCCACGCGCCCGAGCACGTCACCGAGACCGAAGCCGCGCTCGTGGGCCACGAATGCCAGCGTCCGGGCGAGCGCGTACGGCGAGCGATGCTGCTGCACCTCCGCTGCCCACGCCGGGTTGATCCGACTGAACGTATAGATGACCTGCCGGACGGTGCGTTCCTCGTAGGGCACCTGGGGCAGAGGGTCGTCGCGGTGGGTCTGCCGACGAGCGCCGAACTTGCGGTGCCGCTCAGTCTGTTCCGGGGTGAGCTGGGCCCAGGCCTCGATGTCGAAGTCGCGCTCGGCGCGCTCGTAGAGTTCGCGGGCTGGGTTGATGGTTTCGTTCATGGTTTCTTCTCCTCTGTTGAGCCCGGCGGCTGGCGCGGACGTCCGGGCGGGACGCTGCCAGCCGCCGGGGGTCTAGTTGTGGTGCAGAACTGCGGTCAAGATGAATGCCACCCAGGCGGCGATCAGTGCGGCTGTGAAGGCCCACACGGTCGGTGTGCGTTTACGCTTCGACATCACTCGCCCCTCCTCTCGGGGCCGGTTTCTTCGCCGGACGCCGGTCCGACACCCACGTACTTGCGGCCTGTCGAGTCGTCGCGCCACCGCGACAGATCCGAGGGACGCGGCTTCCACGCCCGCTGAGCCCGCGTGTGATGCGTCTTGCAGAGACCGTGCAAGTGGGCGTCGCGCCGACACCCGACCACCCAGCAGCCGCGAGCCACAGGGGCGGGACCCCAGCCCGCGACCTCCTCGACGTGCTCGACCAGCCAGCCCGGCAGATCAGTGTTCTTCTTGTCATTCATGAGAGAGCGCTCCTTACGCGCGAGAGGTCTGGAAAGCGGTACGAGGTTGTCAGGCTTGGCGGCTGCGTCTGATCGCATCTGCATGACGACTCGGTGGGGTCCCCCGTCCCCCCGGGTCCACAAAGACCCCGGGGGACATTGGTGGGGGAACCCGCGGGGGACCCCGGGGGATACTGGGGGAACCGCGTCATGACGGGGCGAAGCACCTCGGGGGACCCTGCGGGGACCTGGCGCGGGGGATATTCGGGGGACATCTGTTCAGAAGTCATCGCTTCCCACCTCTTTCGGCATCGTGAGAGTGTCCGCTGCTGGGTAGTTCCGGATCGCCCCGTACTGACCCTTCTCACGGCGGATCATCCCGGCCTCGTCCATTGCCTTGAGTGCCCGGTTTACGTCGCCGTTCTGGAAGCGCGTTTGCTGGCCTCGGAGGCGCTTCTCGATCTGGGTCGTGTTCGCGCCAGGATCCTCACGGACTGCGGCGAGGATCGGAGCTTCGAGGTCGTTGCTCTTCTGCTCGCGCTTCGCCTGCTGCCGCGACCCCAGACCGGTGAGGTTGAGACGCTGCGTCGAGTGGTCGAAGCCGAGCTGGTCTTCGTCCACGTCGACATCGCGGCCGAGTGCGGAGAGGAAGCGGGGTCCGTTGTCGCCGTCGTCCTCGTTCTTGCGGAGCCAGATGATCGAGTCGGGGTGGTCTTCAAGCGCGGACGCACCGCGCGACCGATTCCCGTTCCACCCGGCGTGAACGTTGAGTACGACATCCCGCACCCCGACCTCCGCGCGGGCGAACACGTCTAGATCGTTCAGGAACGCTTGCACCTGCGTGTTGTCCTGCTGGGACTCGCCGTAGAAGGCCCTGCTGAACGGGTCGATGAAGATCGACTCGACGTCGTACGAGCGAAGCTTGGCGGCGAGATCGGCGCGGTCCTGTTCGTGGCTGAGCGGATTACGACGACCTCGAAGATTCACCAGGATGAGGCGTTTCCGATCAACACCCACCTTGTCGGCCCAGAGACCGAGCTGGTGACCGCTCACCTCGTAATTGAGGATCGCCACCGTCCCGTCGACGGGTGTCACGGGGAACCGGCCGAGGAAGTCGCGGCCGGTCAGCAGCGCATCTGCCATGTTCAGGTTGAGGGTCGTCTTGCCGGTCTTGCGCTGAGCGACGATGGAGGTGAACCCGTCCGCGAGCATCAGGCCGCCGATCCGGAACTGTTCCTGCTCCGGGCGGGCGAGCACGTCTTCGAGGGTGCCGAGGTCGAATGGTGGGGCGGGGTCGAGCTCCGCGAGCGCTCGCCCAAACTGCGCCTTGGCCTCGTGCTCGATCAACTTCGCCTCGACGCGCTCCGCGATCCGCTGCTGACGCTCGTCCGCCGGCACGGGCTTTGCCTGCTCGCTTCCCCAGATCGACTCCAAGACGGTCTCGGTGTCTTCGTAGCTCGAATCGACCATCGCGGCGGCGAGCCGGACGTGCAGCGCGTACAGGTCACGTCGATCGCGGTACTGGTGCGCGTAGTGCCCGGCGACCTTCGTCAGCCAGTCGTTGGTCTGCCCGCTCCCTCGTTCCGGCGGGTTCGAGAGGAGTTCGACAGCGCTTTCGCCGCCGAGACGCACGCCGCCTACCGGAAGGTCATGGGAAGCCACAGGAGAGGCCGCGCCGGGCAGCGCTACGTCGTATGCCGACCAGATCGCGCGTACGTCTTCATCGGTCAGTGCGTGCTCCGGTATAGCTTCGTCGGCGACGGTATAGGGCTTACCGGTCTCCGGGTGGTTCGAGGGCGGCAGGACGACGTAGGAGCCAGCCCCAGCGCGGATATCCACCCCGGCCCCAATGACATGGGTGCCTGACTTGATCCGCTGTGCAATGCCACCTCCGACGAGGTACACCAGGTGGACGTTGCCATTGCCGCGGCCGCTGAGGTGTTCGCGTGTCACGGGGAAGACGTCGCGCCGTTCGGCCCCGTGGTGGATGTCGAAGTCGAACACCACGCGCCCGAGGGTCGCGCCGCCGATGTTGGCATTCGGTCGACCCGCGAACATCCGGCGGATCTTCTCGGGGTCCCGGCTGGCATCGCGCGCTCCGTGGCCGAGCTTGCCGCACTGACCATCGCACTTGACGCCCTTCTTGTGGGCTCTCGGGATAGCCGGGGTCTTGTCGTTGGGGCGGAGTGGGAAGACTGCCCACCCGCGCTCCGCCCATGCGAGTGCGATGGTGACAACTTCGGTCTCGTCAGGGCCTCCGAGCAGCTGTACGACTTTTGAATCGAGCTTGACCATCAGGCACCTGCCACTCGGGCGATGAGCACTACCAGGCCAATGTCGAACGCGAAGGCAGAGCCCAGCACGGTGAGCCAGAACGCGGTCTCGGCGTCGGGCTTGCCTGGGAGGAAGCGGTGCAGAGTACTCGGCGCGTGCGTGGTGGTCATGCCGCCACCACCCCGGTGTCGGCGGCGGGCTCGGCGAACAGCGTCCGCAAGAGCCAGTCGAAATCAGCATCGGGAAGCTGCTCGGCTTCCCAGTGTGTGGTTGAAGTTGCCACGTCGGCACTCCCTCTGAACGAGAGGTGCCAAGAACGACAAAACGCACCCCGTATCCAGACCCACCGCCGGGGCGGTGGGGAGGGGATGCTTGAGGTCGAAACCTCATCCTCCCGCTGATTTCAGCGGGTCTTCCACCCTCGTTGGGATACGGTGCGCGTCAGTAGGGTTTGCTCACCGGCAGAGGCATTGTGTACCACTCCTCTGCTCGGAAACGGGGCTCGCTAGCCCCGGATCCGGTGTCGCTCTTCAATTTCTGGGCCGGATTTTACCAGGGCGTACCACAGGGCACAATCCAGGGGTACTACACGACGTGATGCACCTACAGAGCGAGGCCCCCGATGCGGGTAGCGAATCCGCCGGGGGCCTCAGGGTCTACGCCGGGGTACACGCCGGATCGACACCACCAATTTTACCGTGCGGCCTTTCCGGCGGAATGCTCACCAAGGAGCCGCCCGTCTCCCTTTATCCCGTTGATGGTCTCGCCACAACGGGTGTCTGCGCTCGCCAGTAATCTGAGGGCATGGGATCTTTCGCTGAGCGTATGGGGCATCGTGCCGAGCGCACGCTGGTGCAGTCCGACAGCCTCGACCGAGACACCCGCACCGAGATCTGGAACACCATCGTGATCCTCAAGCAAGTTTTCCAAAATGTCCGGGACGAGACATACGGCTCTGATACCACTGAGAGCAACGTGCTCGAAGCCGTTTGGACCTGGGAGTTCAAGCAGGCGCGCGACGAGATGCGCAGTCACGGCCAAGTATGGGAACACATCAAGATCTACGTCTTGAATGAAAAGTGGTTCGATGTCCTCGACTTGGTCGAGGCGTTGGTCGGCTACCTCGGGCGTTATAAGACTCACTCGACCCGCGATC includes:
- a CDS encoding tape measure protein, which translates into the protein MALDIGTLVAKLKVDDGDFDKKTDSWSTKGAAIGSAFGNVAADAIAQAADMLSDFVGDAVAASDATDKFKQTLEFGGLSTAKIDALTKSTQAYADTTTYSLGDIQSITATLAANGVKDYDTLAMSLGNLNAAAGGSSETFGRVGSVLTQTAGAGKLTTENWNQLTDAIPGASGRLMDALLQAGAYTGNFREAMEKGEITAEEFNAAITQLGTEPIAVEAAKSTETFEGSAGNLAATIQGKLVAALDLVKGPITEVTNFLADLIANSNVFIPIVAGLGAVILAALAPAIWAAVVATAAWTVALLANPVTWIVLAIGALVAAIVWLIMNWDTAVAWISEVWGGFIGWITGVIEGFVAWWNSIWASVGQWISDVWNGFIGWIQRVWSGFVGWLMGIVNGIASWWNGLWSAIGNFIQAVWSGFVAYVRGIFQGWVSWITGALNGFIGFWSGIWNNVKNTAVAIWNGTIAWFQSIPDKIMAVFTGAATWLYNIGRDVVQGLWNGLKSIWESVSAWFQDTFGGIVDTVAGIFGIASPSRVFREFGIYIGEGLIDGLDRMSGPVEDAFADTFRVPEMGLVGGGGGIAVVNNYSKEITYVAEPNASFSAQEEFFAAMGSPRVRD
- a CDS encoding DUF4314 domain-containing protein, which translates into the protein MGGEADKSPDQSADWNFVMTLGCTPDVPHPGESCVDVDVTICEPGTHVAFVSSTDEHTRLRGGDTGIVLGVDDMNTTHISWDPDGHVLGLIPGVDVWRPLHPRWDGEHAPMSGDAE
- a CDS encoding AAA family ATPase produces the protein MVKLDSKVVQLLGGPDETEVVTIALAWAERGWAVFPLRPNDKTPAIPRAHKKGVKCDGQCGKLGHGARDASRDPEKIRRMFAGRPNANIGGATLGRVVFDFDIHHGAERRDVFPVTREHLSGRGNGNVHLVYLVGGGIAQRIKSGTHVIGAGVDIRAGAGSYVVLPPSNHPETGKPYTVADEAIPEHALTDEDVRAIWSAYDVALPGAASPVASHDLPVGGVRLGGESAVELLSNPPERGSGQTNDWLTKVAGHYAHQYRDRRDLYALHVRLAAAMVDSSYEDTETVLESIWGSEQAKPVPADERQQRIAERVEAKLIEHEAKAQFGRALAELDPAPPFDLGTLEDVLARPEQEQFRIGGLMLADGFTSIVAQRKTGKTTLNLNMADALLTGRDFLGRFPVTPVDGTVAILNYEVSGHQLGLWADKVGVDRKRLILVNLRGRRNPLSHEQDRADLAAKLRSYDVESIFIDPFSRAFYGESQQDNTQVQAFLNDLDVFARAEVGVRDVVLNVHAGWNGNRSRGASALEDHPDSIIWLRKNEDDGDNGPRFLSALGRDVDVDEDQLGFDHSTQRLNLTGLGSRQQAKREQKSNDLEAPILAAVREDPGANTTQIEKRLRGQQTRFQNGDVNRALKAMDEAGMIRREKGQYGAIRNYPAADTLTMPKEVGSDDF